The Pieris napi chromosome W, ilPieNapi1.2, whole genome shotgun sequence genome contains the following window.
ACACAAACTCTCCTCTATTGGAATTGATggcatatttttaaattggtgCAGATCATACCTGTCAAATAGGCAGTCAGTAGTTGTAGTTGGTGGGTACAAATCCAAAGAATTCGCTGCCATATCTGGAGTGCCTCAAGGGTCACACTTAGGTCCATTATTCTTTAATATCTTCATCAACGACATCGGAAACTGCGTTCAAGGGTCTAAATTCTTGATGTTCGCtgatgatttaaaattatataggaCTGTGAACTCACCCGAGGAAGCAATGTCACTGCAAAATGATCTGGACAATTTGATAATGTGGTGTAGTTTAAACGGAATGAATTTGAATCCTGAAAAATGTCATGTTGTTCGATTCAGCAGGAAAAAACGCTCGCCAACCAGAGTCTATCATATTAATCAGGCATTACTTAAGGAAGTCAGCCATATTCGGGATTTAGGTGTGATTCTGGATGGTAAATTGCGTTTTAACTTGCATGTTGATGATATTACAAATAGGGCTTTTAGGATGTTGGGCTTCGTCCTGCGTAATTGTAAGGAATTTAGGAATCCCAGCACTAAAGTGTAAATTTACACATGTCTCGTACGTAGTATTCTCGAATATTGCAGTCCTGTGTGGAATCCGCATTACGGTATCTATATCAAGCGCTTAGAGAATGTacagaagcgatttttatgGCACCTATCCTATGGTTGCAACATGGCTAGGAAACTTCCTAGTTACAACGATCGTCTATTACATTTTCACCTTAAATCACTTCGTCATCGTAGAGAGCTGCTTGATATCATGTTTCtgtataaacttataaatggAATTTTGGATACCCCTGATATCTTGTCCAGAGTAAACATTTCTGTTCCTAAAAAGCTGCAACGATTTGCAAAGCCTCCTTTCAGAATTAAGTTTGCAAAATCAAATCTGGGTCAGAATGCTCCATTAAATAGATCTTTAAggagttataatttaattcatagCGTTGAAATTGATGGTGGTATTGGATCGCAATGGGACGGTCGTGAATTCCCCCAAATAGATATGTTTTCAAACACCCCATCAATTTTCAAAAAGTTAGCGGCTCAGCTGATTACTCATTAAGATTTTATCGGGGTTATTCAATTAActcaattaattttgtaatgtttttattttggtttatcttaacttaattttttcttcttataatgtacttataaaaatttagaatGTGGTATGCGCCTATAATTGGGGTAGCACTTGGCTTgtgtttgtgtttgtgttaCATTACTTGTATTAGTGTCTACTTTGTTGgtgcataaaataaataaataaaaatgtgcgtgtactagtgtacacacgttagaagtgaaacttctttatgaccttatttttcgaaaaattatctatatgcaactttacagaaattggttaaataaagttaaattataaacgtttaaaagtttttgttttttaaagaaatttcaaaaaggttagtcgacatcacaggagaccgaagatctggcagctacctcggacaaagaattagtctagcaattcaaagggggaacgctgccagtatcttcggaaccttgcctaaagggactccttttaatgatatattttagtttatgttaagtttcgttatttatttcaatgtattatgtatattattttattattattagtttatgtttataagtttaattttattcacgaatacaagttaaattagataaagtttaacaaaaggcttttaatatcacagacttgaatacaaataatgcaattatttcattttaccttattaccactaagattattacagaatttcataaattgtaatagaatttttactatcattgttatagttattataaatttttgttaataatggtttagaatctcttcgaaaaagacgcgcgtaacggtcaaatgtgacgcgtaaccgaaacatgtgacgcgtaaccgaaaaatgtgacgcgtaacgaaaaaatgttacacaaaatttttttccaaccccgataaagaagtttcacttcaataaataaataaataaataaataaataaacatgtctTCCTGAGCGTAATAATATGAAGACCATcagcacacattttttaaacacacaATTAAGATTTACGGGGTTCAATGGTTCGTTTaaagaaaatgttaaaaaatcttCGATTTCTCTGTTAAAACCTAAACGTTAACGTTAACAACATAGTTTAAGGCAAATTTTAACGTAACGTAAAACCCCATACCTACGCAAACCTTACAAAGTGAAAATTCAAGCTGTGTTTGCAATTTCCGAGAATATGCAGTTTTCTATCTTACATAACTTATTCATGCAGCAAGTAACCAAGACATGAATTTTACAAGAGgacttgtaaaataattgtgctTTAggacatttattacatatatttatgtattaatattttacgcaGAAATGTACTAAGATTTTACTTTTCTAACGTTTTGAAATAACAtgactataataatattttttggctaattgtaattcttaaaatataatcacaAATACTTTCACCTCACTTGCGATATCCTTCCTATCAAAAGGCCAGTGATAACGCTGTAACCTTCCTGTCATTCGTTCCGTGGCCCGTATCGAGAACTGAGGAAGTTCCGCCTCCTCCACCCCCCGCACCGGTGTGTCTCCAATACATCACAACGTCAGATACAGTGTACCCATCTATATATAAACGTACTGTTTGAATGTAAACTCAATGTTAACGTCTTTAAAGAATTGCCGTATTTGTTACGGATTAATTCCAGCTACaaaaatgaaaactttttaaaatatgtttatgaaaTGCATCTACTTTAACATGATTCACTCAGCAAAGTTACCCTACGACCATCTTTACGACTAGGCTGTATGAATAATTAGCTACTAaaccaatataaaaatttgagTGTTGAGATTTGAATTTGCTTATTTTACAGTGCAAGCGGCAGAAACATCTTCAACAGTGCAAAGCAAAGCTTAGCTCGgcttattttaaagttatggAGTCACACAGCTTTCAATCTCGACGATGCAGTTCTGGCTGTCCAAGGGGTAGTAATGGAGGTCCATCATGCAGGCCAGGGTTGCCGTGAACCGCATTCCATATGTGATGCTGCTATCTCCGCCAAGACGGACTAATTTGTTACGCTCGGTCACATCATGCAGAAAACTGCGAAATCGAAAAAGACCAAATTTTGTTGATTCACCGTTAATTAACCCTGTCCTGAGGCCAAGTTGTTCGCAAAATTTCTCTATTTGAAGTGAGAGTTAGCCACGGTCACTACTATTTAATTgactttttattaatcatataCGTTCCAAAAGGAAACTAAATTTAGGTTGAAACTAAAGTAGGTAATCTTTGTGTGGACATGAAACTGATAAAGTCCATACTCTTTCATATTTGGTTCATGCCAATAATCACTTGCCATTGCTTTCGTGTTAATGTTTATGATTACATTTATGTTTCGTTATTTTGCAACAACACGAACCTGTTCTTATCATTGGCAAAAAACGTATCCGGCACCCAAATCCGATCGGCAAAATCTCCAGAGAGAGTGAGGACTTCTTCGGTTAAACCAAACTCCAACCTTTCATCTTTCCAATACTGATTCAGATAAAGGGTTATTGTGTAGTCCTGAAAACAGTGTTACCCATACCTACGCTTAAGTCAATCAGGATATTTGacgtaattgtattttatttaacttcacCGACAGctcactttaaaataattataaatgtactaGCAGACCCGGCCACGCGTTGCTGTGgttaagatttttgttataatacattgttgtaaacaatttaagaggaacggtaggagaacatcAGTCACGGGGACCaccatgtttttttacattgatggcatttgtaaaaaaaatagtgaccTCCATGACAGATGTTCTACTACCATAACCCCTTAGtacaatgaaattattatttacgaaCGAAGACGGAAAcgttaaagaaaacaaattcACTGAATTGGGATTTGATGGGGAAGGACTTTGAATATGATTGATTAAAATTTTCGTACAGTAAGGCAAAAATCAATGCaaaagaattaattttaaaatttattatttttatttaattttgtaacaaATGAGTATATTACACAGTTATTAGTAAATAACATGTGACACTTAAACTTACGAATGAGGTAGGTAAGGCAGATAGTCTTAAATCTTTAACAGTAGGGTGGAGCGTGCTTGTAtggaggtttttttttttttgaatttcaaaaaggCGGTGTACGGAATCGGTGCTTCGGTACAAACATATTAAGCACAGAAAATTTGGATTCAATATCTTAACTGCAAATTGTGCCCCAAAGCCCTTGAAATATACACAAATTTTCGAAAAAGAGGGTAGTGTAACAACTTGTCTCGTATCAATTCTAAACGTAAAATATGCATTTTCTCACTTAGTTTTGATTAACGATGAACACAACCACAGAATAATTGTGAAAGAAACATAAAAGAACATTTATTTACCCACGAAATATCGttgacaattaaataaaatatcgcgaaattttgtaattttttgtttctgcTACGCGCCGAGGTAGACTTCGCGATGACCTGCTGTGACCAATGAAAATGCATTAGTGACCTATTTCAGTTGAAGGCGAGAGCACGGAGGAGCTGCTATTGTGTCTGCTGTATTACAAGATATCGGCTTAGTGACTGAAGATGATTGCAAGAATGTTGTCGATCGTAGTAAGATCCGCCGAGCCCGTACCCAAACTAGGAACTCACAGATTTCCACTCAGCTCGACCTAGGACAGTCCATTTATATCTCGTTTGACGGATGAAAGGATAAAACGTTAGTCATGGAGGGCAATCGCAGAAGATTTGTAGTAGAGGAACACATCACTCTGTTAAAAGAAACTGGGTCGCAATACATTGGCCACATTATTTGCAAGGTTAGCGGTGCTAAAACTATTGCCAACAAACTGTTAGCTTATTTTGTAGCGAAATCG
Protein-coding sequences here:
- the LOC125062004 gene encoding LOW QUALITY PROTEIN: gamma-aminobutyric acid receptor subunit beta-like (The sequence of the model RefSeq protein was modified relative to this genomic sequence to represent the inferred CDS: inserted 3 bases in 2 codons), which translates into the protein MKAVEDAVPTQQTGLWSSNDYTITLYLNQYWKDERLEFGLTEEVLTLSGDFADRIWVPDTFFANDKNSFLHDVTERNKLVRLGGDSSITYGMRFTATLACMMDLHYYPLDSQNCIVEIESYGYTVSDVVMYWRXTPVRGVEEAELPQFSIXGHGTNDRKEKLATGIYQRLSLSFKLRRNIGYFVFETYLPCILIVMLSWVSFWINHEATSARVALGITTVLTMITISTGVRSSLPRISYVEAIDIALRESLSNNFWY